From a single Erpetoichthys calabaricus chromosome 1, fErpCal1.3, whole genome shotgun sequence genomic region:
- the cth1 gene encoding cysteine three histidine 1: protein MLCDEQTEDLVLYPYPEEEDHLFSSDDNAFTEGSSLSEALLTLVEPLSEHTQQPLTSWPCFLRYKTELCSRYAETGNCKYARKCQFAHGLQELRVPSRHPKYKTELCRSFHTAGFCQYGVRCLFIHNLEERRDPDEQKQPISKYKTEPCRTFLLFGICPYGSRCNFIHVEDNGETRPELPAESPTASSFTPGKGRPTYQSWKNRPSVACRNFAAFGFCLYGNRCRFQHNLEKRHLELIPTAESSDYYLNYPCLIQTRSRAASPASDEASSTSVTPDYRDDSPSPGPVDKQANNAFSFSDLLLPLSWRLQDLENGHQGLTPESDVFNL from the coding sequence AAGGTAGCTCCCTTTCAGAGGCATTGCTTACTTTAGTAGAGCCTTTGTCTGAGCATACCCAGCAGCCTTTAACTTCCTGGCCCTGCTTTTTGCGTTATAAGACGGAGCTATGCAGCCGCTATGCTGAAACTGGCAACTGTAAATATGCAAGGAAATGTCAGTTTGCTCATGGGCTACAAGAACTTCGTGTACCTTCACGCCACCCTAAGTACAAGACTGAGTTATGCCGGTCATTTCATACTGCAGGCTTCTGCCAGTATGGAGTTCGATGCCTGTTTATCCATAATCTAGAGGAAAGGAGAGATCCTGATGAGCAGAAGCAGCCCATTAGCAAATACAAGACAGAGCCATGCCGCACATTTCTCCTGTTTGGAATCTGTCCCTATGGAAGCCGCTGCAATTTCATTCATGTAGAAGACAATGGTGAGACAAGACCAGAATTGCCTGCAGAGTCTCCAACTGCCTCTTCTTTCACCCCAGGTAAAGGGCGTCCCACATATCAATCCTGGAAGAATCGTCCATCTGTAGCGTGTCGTAATTTTGCTGCTTTTGGGTTCTGTTTGTATGGAAACCGCTGTCGTTTTCAACACAATCTGGAGAAAAGACATTTGGAACTTATCCCAACTGCAGAGTCCTCTGACTACTACTTGAATTATCCTTGCTTGATTCAAACCCGTAGCCGAGCTGCATCTCCGGCTTCGGATGAGGCCTCATCCACTTCAGTCACGCCTGATTATCGTGATGATAGCCCATCTCCAGGTCCTGTTGACAAGCAAGCCAACAATGCATTCAGCTTTTCTGATTTGCTGTTGCCCCTGTCATGGAGACTACAGGACTTGGAGAATGGGCATCAAGGTTTAACCCCGGAGTCTGATGTCTTTAATCTTTAA